The following proteins are co-located in the Neofelis nebulosa isolate mNeoNeb1 chromosome 18, mNeoNeb1.pri, whole genome shotgun sequence genome:
- the SMIM22 gene encoding small integral membrane protein 22 isoform X1 — protein MALAEDLEKELETTAQEVLGKLRSGQLFQSRWDTAAFIIFLIFLGTVLLLLLLVCTHCCCYSCCSRRTSRSQKVSPDQEHRRGVDNLALEP, from the exons ATGGCCTTGGCAGAAGACCTGGAGAAGGAGCTGGAGACCACGGCCCAGGaagtgctggggaaactgaggagcGGTCAGCTGTTCCAGTCCAGGTGGGACACTGCTGCCTTCATCATCTTTCTCATCTTCCTTG gcactgtgttgctgctgctgctgcttgttTGCACCCACTGCTGCTGCTATAGCTGCTGCAGCCGCCGCACCTCCAGATCCCAGAAGGTGAGCCCCGATCAG GAACACCGCAGGGGTGTGGATAACTTGGCCCTGGAACCTTAA
- the ROGDI gene encoding protein rogdi homolog has product MATAMAATAAERAVLEEEFRWLLHDEVHAVLRQLQDILKEASLRFTLPCSGTGTEGPAKQENFILGSCSTDQVKGVLTLQGDALSQADVNLKIPRNNQLLHFAFREDKQWKLQQIQDARNHVSQAIYLLANRDESYQFRTGAEVLKLMDAVMLQLTRARNRLTTPATLTLPEIAASGLTRMFAPALPSDLLVNVYINLNKLCLTVYQLHALQPNSTKNFRPAGGAVLHSPGAMFEWGSQRLEVSHVHKVECVIPWLNDALVFFTVSLQLCQQLKDKISVFSSYWSYRPF; this is encoded by the exons ATGGCGACCGCGATGGCAGCGACGGCGGCGGAGCGAGCGGTGTTG GAGGAGGAGTTCCGCTGGCTGCTCCACGACGAGGTGCACGCCGTCCTCAGGCAGCTGCAAGACATCCTCAAG gAAGCCTCTCTCCGCTTCACTCTGCCCTGCTCTGGCACCGGCACGGAGGGTCCTGCCAAGCAGGAGAACTTCATCCTTGGCAGCTGTAG CACAGACCAGGTGAAAGGCGTGCTGACTCTGCAAGGGGACGCGCTGAGCCAGGCG GATGTGAACCTGAAGATACCCCGGAACAACCAGCTGCTGCACTTCGCCTTCCGAGAAGACAAGCAGTGGAAGCTGCAGCAG ATCCAGGATGCCAGGAACCATGTAAGCCAAGCCATTTACCTCCTTGCCAACCGGGATGAAAGCTACCAGTTCAGGACGGGAGCAGAGGTCCTCAAG CTGATGGACGCTGTGATGCTGCAGCTGACCAGAGCCCGCAACCGGCTCACCACCCCGGCTACCCTTACTCTGCCTGAGATCGCTGCCAGTGGCCTCACG CGGATGttcgcccctgccctgccctctgaCCTACTAGTCAATGTGTACATCAACCTCAACAAGCTCTGCCTCACCGTGTACCAGCTGCACGCCCTGCAGCCCAACTCCACCAAG AACTTCCGCCCAGCTGGAGGCGCCGTGCTCCACAGCCCTGGGGCCATGTT cgAGTGGGGCTCCCAGCGTCTGGAGGTGAGCCATGTGCACAAGGTGGAGTGTGTGATCCCATGGCTCAACGATGCCCTAGTCTTCTTCACGGTCTCCCTGCAGCTCTGCCAGCAGCTCAAGGATAAG atCTCCGTGTTCTCCAGCTACTGGAGCTACAGGCCTTTCTGA
- the SMIM22 gene encoding small integral membrane protein 22 isoform X2 — protein MALAEDLEKELETTAQEVLGKLRSGQLFQSRWDTAAFIIFLIFLGTVLLLLLLVCTHCCCYSCCSRRTSRSQKEHRRGVDNLALEP, from the exons ATGGCCTTGGCAGAAGACCTGGAGAAGGAGCTGGAGACCACGGCCCAGGaagtgctggggaaactgaggagcGGTCAGCTGTTCCAGTCCAGGTGGGACACTGCTGCCTTCATCATCTTTCTCATCTTCCTTG gcactgtgttgctgctgctgctgcttgttTGCACCCACTGCTGCTGCTATAGCTGCTGCAGCCGCCGCACCTCCAGATCCCAGAAG GAACACCGCAGGGGTGTGGATAACTTGGCCCTGGAACCTTAA